In Treponema sp. OMZ 798, the following proteins share a genomic window:
- the pip gene encoding prolyl aminopeptidase, whose amino-acid sequence MKILYEKTPLFDEGFLKVSDIHSIYYAQYGNPKGRPVVFLHGGPGGGCIPVASQYFDPEFYRIVLFDQRGAGKSLPPCEMKENKSENLVEDIEKLRGHLAIDKWMVFGGSWGSTLALIYAIAHPDKVVSLILRGIFLGTQQEIDWIYEEGGASKFFPEDFEAYQHFIPQEERSSLVRAYSKRLFGEDKKLALEAAHRWSRWESALVRLFPGVYDMSDEEALAMAKAECHYFLHKCFFKDDNYILNNCDKIKDIPSTIVQGRYDMDCPPFSAYKLHKKLPKSNLNIVLFGGHSSVEPGLVDGLVMAAEDHKKFF is encoded by the coding sequence ATGAAAATATTATACGAAAAAACACCGCTTTTTGATGAAGGCTTTTTAAAAGTCTCGGATATACACAGTATTTATTATGCACAATACGGCAACCCCAAGGGAAGACCCGTAGTTTTTTTACACGGAGGGCCTGGAGGCGGCTGCATTCCTGTTGCAAGCCAATACTTTGATCCCGAATTTTACCGAATAGTCTTATTTGACCAGAGGGGAGCAGGAAAAAGTTTACCGCCTTGCGAGATGAAAGAAAATAAATCCGAAAATCTGGTTGAGGATATAGAAAAACTTCGCGGACACTTAGCTATTGACAAATGGATGGTCTTCGGAGGAAGCTGGGGAAGCACCCTTGCCCTAATCTACGCAATTGCCCATCCCGATAAGGTAGTCTCCTTAATTTTACGAGGCATCTTTTTAGGAACACAACAAGAAATAGACTGGATATATGAAGAAGGCGGAGCATCCAAATTCTTCCCTGAAGATTTTGAAGCCTACCAACATTTTATACCGCAGGAAGAAAGAAGCTCATTGGTAAGGGCTTATTCAAAACGCCTATTCGGCGAAGATAAAAAACTTGCACTTGAAGCCGCCCATAGGTGGAGCCGCTGGGAGTCGGCCCTAGTTCGCCTCTTCCCCGGTGTCTATGATATGAGCGATGAAGAAGCCCTGGCTATGGCCAAGGCAGAATGTCATTACTTTTTACACAAGTGCTTTTTTAAAGACGACAACTACATCCTAAACAACTGCGATAAGATTAAAGACATCCCCTCTACTATCGTGCAAGGAAGGTACGATATGGACTGTCCTCCATTTTCCGCTTATAAACTACATAAAAAATTACCTAAATCGAATTTGAACATAGTCCTATTCGGAGGGCACTCCAGTGTGGAGCCGGGGCTGGTAGACGGCCTTGTAATGGCAGCAGAAGATCATAAAAAATTCTTTTAA
- a CDS encoding type II toxin-antitoxin system VapC family toxin, with amino-acid sequence MYLLDTHAIIWYVIGSNELSITVRNLMEAKRCFFSFVSLWEIAIKQAKGTLDFEINISQLKTVLENEEFIYLNPTEYDVERIKKLPDIHKDPFDRLLIAQAMENNLTIITRDLKIPLYEVKTIW; translated from the coding sequence ATGTATTTATTGGATACTCATGCAATAATTTGGTATGTAATAGGAAGCAATGAGCTTTCTATTACTGTAAGAAATTTGATGGAAGCAAAAAGATGTTTTTTCAGTTTCGTATCGTTATGGGAAATCGCGATAAAACAAGCAAAAGGAACTCTTGATTTTGAAATTAATATTTCTCAATTAAAAACTGTTCTGGAGAATGAGGAATTTATTTATCTTAATCCTACGGAATATGATGTGGAACGAATAAAAAAGTTACCTGATATTCATAAAGATCCGTTTGATAGACTGCTTATTGCACAAGCTATGGAAAATAACCTAACTATAATAACAAGAGATTTAAAAATTCCTTTGTATGAAGTAAAGACTATTTGGTAA
- a CDS encoding DUF2281 domain-containing protein, with protein sequence MLYSSLEKKLKLLPQTALEEISSYVDYILFKFTTLEKNSGSKSQKKGFGCLKDIPCKMSPDFDEPIEEFAEYM encoded by the coding sequence GTGTTATACAGTAGTCTTGAAAAAAAATTAAAGTTGCTTCCGCAAACAGCTCTTGAAGAAATTTCTTCTTATGTGGATTATATTTTATTTAAATTTACTACATTAGAAAAAAATTCCGGATCAAAAAGTCAAAAAAAAGGTTTTGGCTGCTTAAAAGATATTCCTTGCAAAATGTCTCCAGATTTTGATGAGCCTATTGAAGAATTCGCGGAGTATATGTGA
- a CDS encoding TetR/AcrR family transcriptional regulator, translated as MPKKTFLNLPQEKQQRILETCKREFEEKPLFQASVSDIVNTLGIARGSFYQYFENLEECFFTILSSENMDVHALFQGALRENDNDFFNALLRYGEILSKELYKPSKRNLYRNRFLYWTPDLDKAWLEYRKENLQTEKVAEMEKIYFSNLKKTSLSLSTHEDIKELIEFTKAIVHNLISRSFIENWEAEEFMKLFQKQIMWMKNGLKGGE; from the coding sequence ATGCCGAAAAAAACTTTTTTAAATTTACCTCAAGAAAAACAGCAAAGAATCCTCGAAACTTGCAAAAGAGAGTTTGAAGAAAAACCTCTTTTTCAGGCAAGCGTTTCTGATATTGTAAATACTCTGGGCATAGCAAGGGGCAGTTTTTATCAGTATTTTGAAAATTTGGAAGAATGTTTTTTTACGATTTTAAGCTCCGAAAATATGGATGTTCATGCTCTTTTTCAAGGTGCCTTGAGAGAAAACGATAACGATTTTTTTAATGCCCTTTTAAGATACGGCGAGATTCTTTCAAAGGAGCTTTATAAGCCGTCAAAGCGGAATTTATACAGGAACCGCTTTCTTTATTGGACTCCCGACTTGGATAAGGCTTGGCTTGAATACAGGAAGGAAAACCTCCAAACCGAAAAAGTTGCCGAGATGGAAAAGATATATTTTTCAAATCTTAAAAAGACATCTCTTTCCCTTTCGACCCATGAAGATATAAAGGAACTTATAGAATTCACCAAGGCCATTGTTCATAACCTTATATCCCGCTCCTTTATCGAAAACTGGGAAGCGGAAGAATTTATGAAGCTCTTTCAAAAACAAATAATGTGGATGAAAAACGGGCTTAAAGGCGGGGAGTGA
- a CDS encoding ABC transporter substrate-binding protein produces MKQKFKFAAILMLAVFGFQLWAGGNRENSGTEVFAKVTDHRVRKVLIQKKPSRLVTPFYILSNTALAIGCRDIIVSGDGGKGGVRPFIKEFAPELAEKPVCGSAKALNLEALASVNPDLILVPFKAADQLPQIEVLGVPALVVEPETMENFFSYVEMLGKATGKNIEADKLLKFYNEILNDVAGFIKGEAPVSVYMNSRSDALNALSPKMFQAELIKAAGGKLVTEDIRDTYWTKVSLEQVHKYAPQVVVMAAGAKKAVALTSKTEWKGIPAVDAGKIYTFPSSVDEWDSPIPSSCLGIIWLADKLHPGKIPENYLETKVKAFYKEFFGKEKDLKSLNVE; encoded by the coding sequence ATGAAACAAAAATTTAAATTTGCTGCTATTTTAATGCTTGCAGTTTTCGGCTTTCAGTTATGGGCCGGAGGAAACCGTGAAAACTCAGGCACAGAGGTCTTTGCAAAAGTTACCGATCATCGAGTCCGTAAGGTTCTGATACAAAAAAAGCCCTCTCGTCTTGTTACTCCTTTTTATATTTTAAGTAACACAGCTCTTGCAATAGGCTGTAGGGATATCATCGTTTCAGGCGACGGCGGTAAGGGCGGGGTAAGACCCTTTATAAAAGAATTTGCCCCCGAATTAGCGGAAAAACCTGTTTGCGGTTCTGCAAAGGCTTTGAACCTTGAAGCTCTTGCTTCGGTAAATCCCGATCTCATCCTTGTGCCGTTTAAGGCGGCTGATCAATTGCCTCAAATAGAAGTATTGGGCGTGCCTGCCTTGGTTGTCGAACCTGAAACTATGGAAAACTTTTTCAGCTATGTAGAAATGCTGGGCAAAGCAACAGGTAAAAATATCGAAGCCGATAAACTTCTTAAATTTTATAATGAAATTTTAAATGATGTAGCAGGTTTTATAAAAGGTGAAGCCCCTGTTTCCGTTTATATGAACAGCCGCTCCGATGCTTTAAATGCGTTAAGCCCTAAAATGTTTCAAGCTGAGCTTATCAAAGCAGCAGGCGGTAAATTGGTTACGGAAGATATAAGGGACACCTACTGGACAAAGGTTTCTCTTGAGCAAGTACATAAATATGCACCTCAAGTTGTTGTTATGGCCGCCGGTGCAAAAAAAGCAGTGGCGCTGACTTCTAAAACTGAATGGAAGGGAATCCCTGCTGTGGACGCAGGAAAAATCTACACTTTTCCTTCATCAGTTGATGAGTGGGATTCTCCTATTCCGAGTTCGTGCTTAGGTATCATTTGGCTTGCAGATAAATTGCATCCCGGTAAGATACCTGAAAATTATCTTGAAACAAAGGTAAAAGCATTTTATAAGGAATTTTTCGGTAAAGAAAAAGATTTAAAATCCTTGAATGTAGAGTGA
- a CDS encoding iron ABC transporter permease: MKQKYKIFLIIIPIAAVFFSLSWGRYFISFSEIFKILIPLGGKYSNSAYNVFINIRLPRTIFVFIAGGALALSGTSLQSLFRNPLASPDIIGVSSGASLGAALAIVVFHASPFIVQTFAFAGGIIAVILVLQISHIGGEHSLIRLILAGIIINAIAGSCVSIIKYTADPMNELPALEFWLMGCFNIITWRNFIVFLPIVFLGCGFIFLYRRQLNILSLGDEEAASLGVSVKKMRLLFIGAATLLVAVVVSAAGIISWIGLIAPHIVRLLFGNNNDKLVPFSFICGASLLLAADTFARSITGGEIPISIITAFIGAVGLASFMSAKKRVGYEYGF; encoded by the coding sequence GTGAAACAAAAATATAAGATATTTTTAATTATTATTCCGATTGCTGCGGTATTCTTTTCGCTTAGTTGGGGGAGGTATTTTATTTCGTTTTCAGAAATATTTAAAATACTTATCCCGTTAGGCGGAAAGTATTCTAATTCTGCCTATAATGTTTTTATAAATATACGGCTTCCCAGAACTATATTTGTATTTATTGCAGGAGGAGCTTTGGCTTTAAGCGGTACAAGTTTGCAAAGCCTTTTTAGAAATCCTCTTGCCTCTCCCGATATTATAGGTGTTTCTTCCGGTGCGTCGCTTGGTGCTGCCCTTGCAATAGTTGTTTTTCATGCAAGTCCTTTTATTGTTCAAACATTTGCCTTTGCAGGAGGCATAATTGCAGTTATTTTGGTTTTACAAATTTCCCATATAGGAGGAGAACATTCTCTTATAAGGCTTATTCTTGCAGGTATTATTATAAATGCAATAGCAGGTTCTTGTGTTTCGATTATTAAATATACGGCTGACCCGATGAATGAATTGCCCGCTCTTGAGTTTTGGCTGATGGGCTGTTTTAATATTATTACATGGCGGAATTTTATTGTGTTTTTGCCGATTGTATTTTTAGGATGCGGCTTTATTTTTTTATACCGAAGACAGTTAAATATTCTATCCTTGGGAGATGAAGAAGCTGCAAGCCTCGGCGTATCGGTAAAAAAAATGCGGCTGCTTTTTATAGGGGCTGCTACCTTATTGGTTGCCGTTGTTGTTTCTGCTGCCGGAATAATAAGTTGGATAGGCTTAATCGCTCCTCATATCGTAAGACTTCTTTTTGGGAATAATAACGATAAGCTTGTTCCTTTTTCGTTTATATGCGGAGCATCTCTTTTGCTTGCTGCAGATACCTTTGCCCGTTCCATTACAGGAGGCGAAATTCCTATAAGCATTATAACGGCATTTATTGGAGCTGTTGGGCTTGCAAGTTTTATGTCGGCTAAAAAAAGGGTAGGCTATGAATACGGCTTTTGA
- a CDS encoding ABC transporter ATP-binding protein, whose amino-acid sequence MNTAFELNNVFASRGKTQVLKNISQKIPQHKIISLIGANGAGKTTLLRLLAGLEKPVSGTLSVLQKDSKSLTRKEFARYVSYIPQEHRPVFAYTVRDFAVMGRNPYQSEIKAPSKEDWEFTDYVLEKLRLKDFADRPYTHLSSGEARLILLARGIIQNAPIMLLDEPTSNLDFYNEHKLMEIICKLCKEEKKTIIISIHNPALAIQYSDIVYCIHQNTIFEVIERADSSFDEKITRVLNLIYKKNEASQIHLKYVDDKPFVYIKPHFLR is encoded by the coding sequence ATGAATACGGCTTTTGAGCTTAATAATGTTTTTGCCTCAAGAGGAAAAACTCAAGTCCTTAAAAACATATCTCAAAAAATTCCGCAGCATAAGATTATAAGTTTGATAGGAGCAAACGGTGCGGGAAAAACCACCCTTTTACGATTATTAGCCGGTTTGGAAAAACCTGTAAGCGGAACACTGTCGGTATTGCAAAAAGATTCAAAATCATTAACACGGAAAGAATTTGCACGCTATGTTTCGTATATTCCGCAAGAGCACCGTCCTGTCTTTGCTTACACTGTAAGAGATTTTGCGGTGATGGGAAGAAACCCTTATCAATCGGAAATAAAAGCTCCTTCAAAAGAAGATTGGGAATTTACGGACTATGTGCTTGAAAAATTACGATTAAAAGATTTTGCAGATCGGCCTTATACCCATTTAAGTTCGGGTGAAGCCCGTCTGATCTTGCTTGCTCGCGGTATAATTCAAAATGCTCCTATCATGCTCTTAGATGAGCCTACGTCAAATCTTGATTTTTATAATGAGCATAAACTCATGGAAATTATATGTAAACTATGCAAGGAAGAAAAAAAGACCATAATCATTTCTATTCATAATCCGGCTCTTGCAATTCAATATTCCGATATTGTTTACTGTATTCATCAAAATACAATTTTTGAGGTAATAGAACGGGCCGATAGTTCTTTTGACGAGAAAATAACAAGAGTGCTCAATCTCATTTATAAAAAAAATGAGGCTTCACAAATCCATTTAAAATATGTAGATGATAAACCCTTTGTCTATATAAAGCCTCATTTTTTAAGATAG
- a CDS encoding xanthine dehydrogenase family protein molybdopterin-binding subunit, with amino-acid sequence MNKYKYIGKRFQREDSLERVTGTTKFLADIKRYNMLYGKLILSEKPHAEISFDFDEALKVKGIYRILTYKDIPKVPYNCMEWFTGIAAHRDEYILNDKARFVGDRIALVLGETKRSVEEAVKKVAVHYKELPVITSIEEAAQDKIILKRESNLAYEKKISCGDFEKAAAEADYIVEDIGSTPRTHHLAIEPHIALAEFDDFGNLIIHSPGQIVFAVQMHMARILQIPYSKIRVIKTNMGGSFGGKQQPLLEFTAGAAAWICKRPVLVYMDREQSIIGTFSRNPTQVKIRTAVKKDGTILGRKVETLIDGGAYDTNNTSITNAYAKKLFRLYKIYNQEFHGRAYYTNGIPGGACRAYGGPQSHAVSEINITNTAKKLGMDPCEFRLKNLVDPYDDDPVGGPNLGKAAVKECIIKGMEAFDWKNKYNNIHKQNTERYAYGVGVACATHGNGYLGAFPDFINTEMILNPDGSVFVKIAVHEQGCGTIDSLKLIAAEALDIDPSAITMPEADTSITPYDAAGTQASRVTFVAGGALIEAGELLKAKLFDTLNKVENIPLEDMYTDSGIVKIKNSEKSYTYGEIATMREKKLSDQTSVYVHHEQKTNPAAFAACFAEVKVDKKTGLVEITDLLAIHDIGKAINPLLAEGQIHGGCQFILGMALSEEIIRNKEGYIKNSTLSKYHVLNVQDMPNVKTLLIESEDEKAPYGLKSVGEISAVAPGPAAMNAINHALGTNITDYPATPERIIEEITKLS; translated from the coding sequence ATGAATAAATATAAATACATCGGTAAAAGATTTCAGCGGGAAGACAGCCTTGAAAGGGTAACAGGCACAACAAAATTTTTAGCGGATATAAAACGCTATAATATGCTTTACGGTAAATTAATCCTAAGCGAAAAACCTCATGCAGAAATAAGTTTTGATTTTGATGAAGCATTAAAGGTAAAAGGAATTTATCGAATTCTTACTTACAAAGATATTCCGAAAGTTCCTTATAACTGTATGGAATGGTTTACAGGAATAGCTGCACACCGTGACGAATATATTTTAAATGACAAGGCCCGCTTTGTAGGCGACAGAATAGCCTTAGTTTTAGGCGAAACCAAAAGATCTGTTGAAGAAGCCGTAAAAAAAGTAGCCGTACACTATAAGGAACTGCCGGTTATAACAAGCATTGAAGAAGCCGCTCAAGACAAAATAATCCTTAAAAGAGAATCCAACCTGGCCTACGAAAAGAAAATATCCTGCGGTGATTTTGAAAAGGCAGCAGCTGAAGCTGATTACATAGTAGAAGACATCGGTTCTACACCCCGCACTCACCACCTTGCAATAGAACCTCACATCGCCTTGGCAGAATTTGACGACTTCGGAAATTTGATAATACACAGTCCGGGTCAAATCGTTTTTGCAGTACAAATGCACATGGCCCGTATCTTACAAATTCCTTATTCTAAGATAAGGGTAATTAAGACAAACATGGGAGGCTCTTTCGGCGGAAAACAACAGCCCCTATTGGAATTTACGGCGGGAGCAGCAGCATGGATTTGTAAACGCCCCGTGCTTGTCTACATGGACAGAGAACAAAGCATAATAGGAACATTTTCGCGGAATCCTACTCAGGTAAAAATCAGAACAGCCGTAAAAAAAGACGGCACTATATTGGGTAGAAAGGTTGAAACCCTAATCGACGGCGGAGCCTATGACACAAATAATACAAGCATAACAAATGCCTATGCAAAAAAACTTTTTAGGCTTTATAAAATTTATAATCAGGAATTCCACGGCAGAGCATATTATACAAACGGAATCCCCGGAGGAGCTTGCCGCGCTTACGGGGGGCCGCAATCCCATGCCGTTTCAGAAATCAATATAACAAATACCGCAAAAAAATTGGGAATGGATCCTTGCGAATTTCGCCTTAAAAATTTGGTTGATCCATATGATGATGACCCTGTAGGAGGACCGAATTTAGGAAAGGCAGCCGTCAAAGAATGTATCATTAAAGGAATGGAAGCCTTTGATTGGAAAAATAAATACAACAACATACACAAACAAAATACCGAGCGTTATGCTTACGGAGTAGGAGTTGCCTGTGCCACACACGGAAACGGCTATCTGGGTGCATTCCCCGATTTTATAAATACCGAAATGATATTAAACCCCGACGGTTCCGTTTTTGTAAAAATTGCGGTACACGAGCAGGGCTGCGGAACAATCGACTCCTTGAAGCTTATAGCGGCAGAAGCCCTTGATATCGATCCGTCTGCAATTACAATGCCTGAAGCGGACACCTCAATAACTCCTTATGATGCAGCAGGAACACAGGCAAGCCGCGTAACCTTTGTTGCAGGCGGAGCCCTAATTGAAGCCGGAGAATTATTAAAGGCAAAACTTTTCGATACTTTAAATAAGGTAGAAAACATTCCCCTTGAAGATATGTACACTGATTCCGGTATCGTAAAAATTAAAAACTCAGAGAAAAGCTACACTTACGGCGAAATTGCAACGATGCGCGAAAAAAAATTATCCGATCAAACTTCTGTTTATGTGCACCACGAACAAAAAACAAACCCTGCAGCCTTTGCTGCCTGCTTTGCCGAAGTTAAGGTCGACAAAAAAACGGGTCTCGTAGAAATAACAGATTTGCTCGCAATTCACGACATAGGAAAAGCCATAAACCCCTTATTGGCAGAAGGGCAGATTCACGGCGGCTGTCAATTTATTTTAGGCATGGCCCTTTCGGAAGAAATTATAAGAAACAAGGAAGGCTATATAAAAAACAGCACTCTTTCAAAATACCATGTTTTAAATGTTCAGGATATGCCGAACGTAAAAACGCTTCTCATTGAGAGCGAAGACGAAAAAGCTCCCTATGGTCTAAAAAGCGTAGGCGAAATTTCGGCCGTTGCACCGGGGCCGGCAGCAATGAATGCAATAAATCATGCATTGGGAACAAACATTACCGACTACCCAGCAACACCCGAAAGAATTATTGAAGAGATTACAAAACTATCTTAA
- a CDS encoding xanthine dehydrogenase family protein subunit M — protein MFYSPKEEKELLNILKNIDDSTFIIAGGTDLVIHLKNNKITDYSIIDITKIKEFKTVYETKYFLHIGALLTMSEICENTMIKEKCKALYQAAYELGSTIIRNRATLGGNICNASQSADCSLALFCYGASVKILHCSGEERIIPIDKFIIGREKTILTKNEVVTEILIPQKNRVSAFKKVGARKAVTISKVSCAVEYTPDIDLLTNVRAYLGAVGIKPVEAVNIETYLEGKNISNINLQELQNIAHNEIENAIPTRSSRFYKKTAVEGLIEDLIKSLKEDEVCYE, from the coding sequence ATGTTCTATTCTCCTAAAGAAGAAAAAGAATTGTTAAACATTTTAAAAAATATAGACGATTCCACTTTTATAATTGCAGGCGGAACCGACTTGGTCATTCACTTAAAAAACAATAAGATTACAGATTACAGCATTATCGATATAACAAAGATAAAAGAATTTAAAACTGTTTATGAAACAAAGTACTTCTTACATATCGGAGCTCTTTTAACCATGAGCGAAATTTGTGAAAACACTATGATAAAAGAAAAATGTAAGGCCCTATATCAGGCTGCTTATGAATTAGGCTCCACCATAATTAGAAACCGTGCAACACTAGGCGGAAATATTTGTAACGCCTCCCAATCAGCAGATTGCAGTTTAGCACTGTTCTGTTATGGAGCTTCCGTAAAAATTCTTCATTGCAGCGGAGAAGAAAGAATAATTCCCATCGATAAATTTATAATAGGAAGAGAAAAAACAATTCTAACAAAAAATGAGGTTGTTACCGAAATTCTAATTCCTCAAAAAAACAGAGTGAGTGCGTTTAAAAAAGTCGGGGCACGGAAAGCCGTCACGATTTCTAAGGTGAGCTGTGCAGTAGAATACACACCCGATATTGATTTACTGACAAATGTAAGAGCCTACTTAGGAGCTGTAGGAATAAAACCCGTAGAAGCCGTTAACATTGAAACATACCTTGAAGGAAAAAATATTTCAAATATTAATCTTCAAGAATTACAAAATATTGCACATAACGAAATAGAAAATGCAATCCCTACCCGCTCTTCAAGATTTTACAAAAAGACGGCGGTCGAAGGATTGATTGAAGACCTGATTAAAAGTTTAAAAGAAGATGAGGTTTGTTATGAATAA
- a CDS encoding (2Fe-2S)-binding protein, whose product MKINTIINGRPIEAEVDEKMRLIDFLRDEVNLTGTKEGCSEGECGACTVIMDKRAVTSCTVLAGQIDGCEILTIEGLAQNGELDILQKKFIEYGAVQCGFCTPGFIMSAKALMMNNKNPSLHEIKRAIEGNICRCTGYIKIIEAIEAAIKEAN is encoded by the coding sequence ATGAAGATAAACACAATTATTAACGGCCGTCCTATTGAGGCAGAGGTAGATGAAAAAATGAGGCTCATCGATTTTTTACGGGATGAGGTAAATCTAACCGGAACAAAAGAAGGCTGCTCTGAAGGAGAATGCGGTGCCTGCACCGTAATTATGGATAAAAGAGCCGTTACATCCTGTACCGTTTTAGCCGGACAAATTGACGGCTGTGAAATCTTAACTATTGAAGGCCTTGCACAAAACGGAGAACTTGATATTCTACAAAAAAAATTTATTGAATACGGTGCCGTACAATGCGGATTTTGCACTCCGGGTTTTATCATGAGTGCAAAAGCTCTTATGATGAATAATAAAAATCCAAGCCTCCATGAAATAAAACGAGCCATAGAAGGAAACATCTGCCGATGTACCGGCTATATTAAAATTATTGAAGCCATAGAAGCGGCAATAAAGGAGGCAAACTAA
- a CDS encoding NTP transferase domain-containing protein yields MKISAIILASGFSKRMPQNKLKLPINGKQIFQYIVDSISQIEFTQKMVITNDAEISFYASQKNILAVPNARAEEGKSAAIKKGVENSGKAEAYMFFTADQPFLKVSTIKNLLELYSKNKEYIIYSKYGDDRGSPVIIPSKYRQDLLKLEKDKGGASLINEDNSKFLIVENTIEGFDIDDMETYEKIIKMRL; encoded by the coding sequence ATGAAAATTTCTGCAATAATATTGGCAAGCGGATTTTCAAAAAGAATGCCGCAAAATAAATTAAAACTGCCCATAAACGGAAAACAAATATTCCAATACATAGTAGACAGCATTTCTCAAATTGAATTTACACAAAAAATGGTTATAACCAATGATGCCGAAATTTCATTTTATGCTTCACAAAAAAATATTTTAGCTGTTCCGAATGCAAGAGCGGAGGAAGGCAAATCCGCAGCCATAAAAAAAGGAGTTGAAAATTCGGGAAAAGCAGAGGCTTATATGTTCTTTACGGCAGACCAGCCTTTTTTAAAAGTTTCTACAATAAAAAATCTTTTAGAACTATACAGCAAAAACAAGGAGTACATTATCTACTCTAAGTACGGAGATGACAGGGGCTCTCCGGTAATCATCCCTTCAAAATACAGGCAAGACTTATTAAAACTTGAAAAAGATAAGGGAGGAGCTTCTTTAATAAATGAGGATAATTCAAAATTCTTAATAGTTGAAAACACAATCGAAGGCTTTGATATTGATGATATGGAAACTTATGAAAAAATTATTAAAATGAGGCTTTAA
- a CDS encoding XdhC family protein yields MIKIIEEARSLVLKNIPFIAATIIFKHGSAPREVGATMLVTEDGRYAGTIGGGSQEYEVSNHAVELLKNKKSENVKYEVSKMTAANLGMVCGGYNTIHYQYIDVNNKKILEYLDKIIESVEDNDVYLVYNLKEDLGISIEINGKLYPFTGVNDTYKEEDLFKIKIKNPMKVFVFGGGHIAKAAANLFKFLNLDVTVIDDRKDFISEKDFPGIKKIIMDFSEVDCIDIRKSDYVCIMTRGHQHDITVLESVLKKEPYYIGVVGNKYKAVSYKEHFANTSLENIYNEKVHLPVGIKISALTPEEIAVSIAGEIIQSYRNNK; encoded by the coding sequence ATGATAAAGATAATAGAAGAAGCCCGCAGTTTGGTTCTAAAAAATATTCCTTTTATAGCGGCAACAATAATTTTTAAACACGGTTCAGCCCCCAGAGAAGTCGGAGCTACAATGCTCGTTACCGAAGACGGCAGATATGCAGGAACAATAGGCGGAGGAAGTCAAGAGTATGAGGTTTCAAATCATGCGGTTGAGTTATTAAAAAATAAAAAATCGGAAAATGTCAAGTATGAAGTTTCAAAAATGACAGCTGCAAATCTTGGAATGGTATGCGGAGGCTATAACACCATTCATTATCAATACATTGATGTAAACAATAAAAAAATACTTGAATACTTAGATAAAATAATTGAATCGGTTGAAGATAATGATGTATATCTGGTATACAATCTAAAAGAGGATTTAGGAATTTCGATAGAAATAAACGGAAAGCTATATCCTTTTACCGGCGTAAATGATACATACAAAGAAGAAGACTTATTTAAAATCAAAATAAAAAATCCGATGAAGGTTTTTGTTTTCGGCGGAGGCCACATAGCAAAAGCGGCTGCAAATTTGTTTAAATTTTTAAACCTTGATGTAACGGTTATCGATGACAGAAAAGACTTTATAAGCGAAAAAGATTTTCCCGGCATAAAAAAAATTATTATGGACTTTTCCGAAGTTGACTGCATCGATATAAGAAAGAGCGACTATGTTTGTATAATGACACGGGGCCATCAACATGATATCACGGTATTGGAAAGCGTCTTAAAAAAAGAGCCTTATTATATAGGCGTTGTCGGAAACAAATATAAGGCAGTTTCTTATAAAGAGCATTTTGCAAATACCTCTTTGGAAAATATCTACAACGAAAAAGTTCACCTGCCTGTCGGTATAAAAATTTCAGCCTTGACTCCTGAAGAAATTGCAGTCAGCATTGCAGGCGAAATAATTCAAAGCTACAGGAATAACAAATAA